The Tatumella ptyseos genome segment AACGGCCAACTCCTATCGATGAAGCGAAATGGGGCTTTGCAGTCGTTGAGAATAGCTTATGGGAAGGTGTTCCTGCTTTTTTACGTGAATTAAATGAACAAGTTCATGCCACCTTTGGTATCACTCTCCCTGTTGATTTCGTACCAGTAAAGTTTACCTCTTGGATGGGGGGAGATCGCGACGGTAACCCTAACGTCACCGCGACCGTTACTCGTCAAGCTATTCGACTGAGCCGTTGGAAAGCTGCGGACCTTTTCATAAAAGATATGACAGTGCTCATTTCTGAGCTATCGATGTCGAACTGTGACGACGTCGTTAGGGCAATGTGCCACGATCCGGAAATTCAAGAACCTTACCGCTTTATCCTTAAGCGCTTAAGAACCCAACTTATCTCTACTCAAACTTACTTAGAGTTACGCTTAAAAGGCGAAGATGCTACCCCGCCTAAAGATATTATCGTCAGTAATGAACAACTTTGGACCCCTCTCTACGCACTCTACGAGTCGCTACAAAAAAGTGGAATGGGGATTATTGCCAATGGTCATCTTCTCGATACGTTACGTCGCGTTAAGTGTTTTGGTGTGCCACTGGTACGGATCGATTTGCGTCAAGAGAGCACTCGCCACACGGAAGCCATTTCTGAAATTACCGGTTACTTAGGACTGGGTGATTATGAAAGCTGGTCTGAGGCCGATAAACAAGCTTTCTTAATTCGTGAACTCTCTTCTCCTCGTCCATTATTACCTCGTCACTGGCAGCCAAGTGAGTCCACCCAAGAAGTATTAGATACCTGCCAAGTCGCGGCAGAAGTTCCACAAGGGTCGATTGCGGCCTACGTCATCTCTATGGCGAAAACGCCCTCTGATGTGTTAGCGGTACATTTACTCTTAAAAGAAGCGGGTATCCGCTATGCGCTTCCTGTTGCACCGTTATTTGAAACATTGGATGACTTAAATAACGCTGATAGCGTCATGACACAATTACTCAGTATTGATTGGTATCGTGGCTTTATCCAGGGCAAACAGATGGTCATGATCGGTTATTCCGATTCCGCTAAAGATGCCGGTGTGATGGCGGCCAGCTGGGCACAATATCAAGCCCAGGATGCCCTCATTAAAACCTGTAATAAAGCTGGCATCGCCTTAACCTTATTCCACGGTCGTGGGGGGTCGATTGGCCGTGGCGGTGCCCCCGCCCATGCTGCCTTACTATCACAACCGCCAGGTAGCCTGAAAGGCGGACTTCGTGTCACCGAACAAGGCGAAATGATCCGCTTTAAATATGGCCTGCCAGAAATCACTATTGCGAGCTTAACCCTCTATACCAGTGCAATTTTGGAAGCGAATCTACTACCACCTCCAGAACCCAAAGCTGAATGGCGTGAGGTGATGAAACAACTCTCGGCAGACTCCTGTGACATGTATCGCGGATATATCCGTGAAAACAAGGATTTTGTCCCTTACTTCCGTTCCGCTACGCCAGAACAAGAATTAGGTAAACTGCCGCTGGGTTCTCGACCAGCCAAACGCCGTCCAACCGGTGGCGTTGAGTCGTTACGCGCTATCCCTTGGATTTTCGCTTGGACCCAGAACCGCTTAATGCTTCCTGCATGGCTGGGTGCTGGCGCAGCTTTGAATAATGCGATTGATCAGGGCCAACAAAAAAATCTAGAAGAGATGTGCCGGAATTGGCCTTTCTTCTCAACGCGTATCGGTATGCTGGAAATGGTATTTGCTAAAGCTGACCTTTGGTTGGCTGAATATTATGACCAGCGTTTAGTCGATCCAACACTCTGGTCTTTAGGTCAGCAATTGCGTGATCAACTTGCAGAAGATATCAAAACCGTATTAACCATCGCTAATGATGCACATCTGATGGCTGACCACCCATGGATCGCTGAATCTATTGCGTTACGTAATGTCTATACCGATCCGCTTAACGTACTACAGGCAGAGTTATTGCATCGCGCTCGTCAAGCTGAAGCCAATAACCTCCCGACGGACCCTAATGTTGAACAAGCGTTAATGGTCACCATAGCTGGCGTTGCGGCAGGAATGCGTAATACAGGCTAGATTACAAAAGACCGAAAAAAAAGCACCTTATTAGGTGCTTTTTTATTGAATTAAATTAGCTTGGCTAAACGATTAAGATCCGAGAGTAACGCCCCCGCGGTCACATCCCGCCCTGCTCCCGGTCCACGTATCACTAATGGATTATCCCGATACCATCGACTTTCAATTGCAAAAACATTATCACCTGGCAAGAGAGCGGCCAGAGGATGATCTTGACGCAGAGCTTCTAAACCGACTCGGGCTTTACCCCGTGTATCAAATCGAGCGACATAGCGCAGTACTAAACCTAGCTCTTGAGCCGCCTCAAAACGCTGTTGGATCTGCTCATCTAAGGCTTCACTATTTTCAAAGAAATAGTCCATCGAATTTTCACGACAGGCTTCGGGAACTAATGACTCTACTTTCACTTGATGGGGTTCAATATCTGATCCCGCCTCGCGCGCAAGAATAACTAATTTACGCATCACATCGATGCCGGAGAGATCGACACGTGGATCCGGCTCTGTAAGCCCTTGCTGCCAAGCTTGATCAACTAATTCGCTAAAAGGAATAGACCCATCATACTGCAGGAACAGCCATGAGAGCGTGCCGGAAAAGATACCGCTAATTGATAGAATGGTATCTCCGGAATTGCGTAAATCCCTTACCGTATAGTTAATAGGTAAGCCAGCACCGACTGTTGCGTTAGTTAACCAATAACGCCCGGTCTTATCAAAAGCATCACGAAGCTGCCGCCACCGCTGATTAGAGGAGGCCCCCGCCACTTTATTCGCACTGATTACATGGAAACCATAGCTGGCAAAATCTAAATATTGCTCTGCCAGCGCTGCATTCGCGGTCACATCGAGTACCACTAAATCATCAAGAGGATGATCACGCATCCAGAGAAAGAGGGATTCTTCATCTAAAGCTGTCGCATCGCGCTCGAAGTTTGCCAAACTTTCTGCGGCGTTAAGCCCCTCGTAGTTGAGTAGACTCCGTCGGCTGTTGGCAACACCGACTAATACAAAATCCATCCCGGTACGTTCAGAAAGATTCTCTTGTTCGCGAGAAAACAGCTCTAACCAGCGAGATCCAATGTTCCCTTTACCAAAC includes the following:
- the ppc gene encoding phosphoenolpyruvate carboxylase, producing MNEQYSAMRSNVSMLGKLLGDTIKNALGDEILERVESIRKLSKGSRSGSDEDREALLNTLQNLSNDELLPVARAFSQFLNLTNVAEQYQTVSHQSPGESPPEVLQATFERLKKIQNISEKDICQAIEELSIELVLTAHPTEITRRTLIHKLVEVNNCLERLDHNDLTEYETSKIMRRLRQLVEQAWYTDEIRKQRPTPIDEAKWGFAVVENSLWEGVPAFLRELNEQVHATFGITLPVDFVPVKFTSWMGGDRDGNPNVTATVTRQAIRLSRWKAADLFIKDMTVLISELSMSNCDDVVRAMCHDPEIQEPYRFILKRLRTQLISTQTYLELRLKGEDATPPKDIIVSNEQLWTPLYALYESLQKSGMGIIANGHLLDTLRRVKCFGVPLVRIDLRQESTRHTEAISEITGYLGLGDYESWSEADKQAFLIRELSSPRPLLPRHWQPSESTQEVLDTCQVAAEVPQGSIAAYVISMAKTPSDVLAVHLLLKEAGIRYALPVAPLFETLDDLNNADSVMTQLLSIDWYRGFIQGKQMVMIGYSDSAKDAGVMAASWAQYQAQDALIKTCNKAGIALTLFHGRGGSIGRGGAPAHAALLSQPPGSLKGGLRVTEQGEMIRFKYGLPEITIASLTLYTSAILEANLLPPPEPKAEWREVMKQLSADSCDMYRGYIRENKDFVPYFRSATPEQELGKLPLGSRPAKRRPTGGVESLRAIPWIFAWTQNRLMLPAWLGAGAALNNAIDQGQQKNLEEMCRNWPFFSTRIGMLEMVFAKADLWLAEYYDQRLVDPTLWSLGQQLRDQLAEDIKTVLTIANDAHLMADHPWIAESIALRNVYTDPLNVLQAELLHRARQAEANNLPTDPNVEQALMVTIAGVAAGMRNTG